One part of the Magallana gigas chromosome 5, xbMagGiga1.1, whole genome shotgun sequence genome encodes these proteins:
- the LOC105342667 gene encoding uncharacterized protein has product MYIKLTLTDPVTKAEEDGCILLKRTRNAVKKVTEQEVQITDPGYLCIMRIMVKGPFEVDGVHRLPRIGKFFKDSDIKMKIIKKLEKVLKRLFFRMCIQAMMIVKMNEFAMVKLYEEICLQDIRVFAVLILRMSTWRETIVDINGTKTTNLRELLQIFASPEENSANICDETFLMQMSLCNYIQDRCGDKSEIGLKADKLLELFKDTLTNRGHKPKRLEVSYGMKPDRTIVYCS; this is encoded by the coding sequence ATGTACATCAAGTTGACCCTCACGGACCCGGTCACAAAAGCTGAAGAGGACGGCTGCATTCTCCTCAAACGGACCCGCAACGCCGTAAAGAAAGTCACCGAACAAGAAGTTCAAATCACCGACCCTGGATATCTCTGTATCATGCGTATTATGGTCAAAGGTCCATTTGAGGTTGATGGAGTACATCGCTTACCTAGAATAGGAAAATTCTTCAAAGACAGCGACATAAAGATGAAAATCATCAAGAAATTAGAAAAAGTCCTAAAGCGGTTATTTTTCAGGATGTGTATACAAGCCATGATGATTGTGAAGATGAATGAGTTTGCGATGGTCAAGTTGTATGAAGAAATCTGCCTCCAGGATATCCGAGTGTTTGCCGTGTTGATATTACGAATGTCAACCTGGCGGGAGACGATTGTGGATATAAACGGCACCAAAACAACCAACCTTCGGGAGCTCCTACAGATCTTTGCATCTCCGGAGGAGAATTCGGCCAACATTTGTGACGAGACATTCTTGATGCAGATGTCGCTGTGTAACTACATCCAAGACCGGTGTGGGGACAAGTCAGAGATAGGGCTCAAGGCAGACAAGTTGCTGGAACTTTTTAAAGACACTCTCACTAATAGAGGCCACAAGCCAAAGAGGCTGGAAGTTAGTTATGGGATGAAACCAGACAGAACAATTGTTTACTGTTCTTGA
- the LOC105342666 gene encoding disks large-associated protein 4 produces the protein MDTEAPQSVLDHRSNKKESLVVSDHITRQKSASHRQNQETEEEVDIRIPQPYRTSFSAVLTPVRVKKERSRSTSPARVLTSSMKSEHSAPGRKVSPKHVTYDAKVTVRHSDSYEHDTEELQGNEFNSSIDPAFDPSFTEYETPRKSEYSSKIREMTELIVKEYSDSNGVDVSDSSQSGGKRVMGRQNAKNGLSNGGTPSPQKPIPPVHQLSKEYDHDRTVSYRQAITNQYSDEVKKLAEAKIEERYPPGPRITHNSLVKDVKAERSNSVPSQPGRDGGGRLTPTKRSVGGSIGNFFRKLSPRLGRKSHKDKGSTSSMDTAGSQQSESFSRSKVRSSFLKLMGRSKRRSSSGSRSQDSLDNLSVDREAGFVQEDKPSQMSTASNRILKSIEQNTIAERDVYQRFKEKQSPKSPSEDGSPNHGEANRQSRPQAMKAMSPPGGDKENLSQADRPSLSGEHSITKPYIRVEPPSSLDMPQSPRVPPTSTQSTNSHQGLVGDFPPNNMVTDSEASSHSGSSTTPKQLVSTRRESPISSESALSPVSLPGDHSTGKGRATSENGVLFSSMPKLGSTASTDFKDCSKTPSYLKLSCAVSGYGRYSQYSSYKSIERRSPYSSCSSLQSDHKPVTDMPVTRVISPMRRTSASNSNLELGLICPQPLVYDNGLDSNGESAAGPSVLADDRYPTGDRQQDGEYFLRITQQWEDRLLSHCQQIEGEVHNPSILEDVRGKIRAAVGKAHLLISQKFKQFRELCAEHMNPTEDGKVLKWADLQGFWDMIKIQADNIDDHFAELDLMRQNGWKELAAHSRGSSINSSPKSGSISLSNGSTPSGTPGSRRKAPKAKDTPESSPERTEKMRAAAKAREDARKKMLADRRAAMKQKPKQEDVEIFVS, from the exons ATGGATACAGAGGCCCCACAGTCCGTGTTAGATCACAGATCTAACAAGAAGGAATCTCTGGTGGTGTCTGACCACATCACACGACAAAAGTCTGCCAGTCATCGGCAGAACCAAGAAACTGAAGAAGAGGTGGACATTCGAATTCCACAGCCGTACAGAACGAGCTTCAGTGCTGTACTTACCCCAGTCAGAGTGAAGAAGGAGCGAAGTCGATCAACAAGTCCGGCTCGCGTGTTAACTTCAAGTATGAAATCCGAACATAGTGCACCAGGGCGCAAAGTGAGCCCCAAACATGTGACATATGATGCCAAGGTTACTGTGAGACATTCAGACTCCTACGAACACGATACTGAGGAACTCCAAGGGAACGAGTTCAACTCGAGTATCGATCCTGCTTTTGACCCTTCCTTTACTGAATATGAAACCCCCAGGAAGAGTGAATATTCGTCCAAGATACGGGAGATGACAGAGCTAATAGTGAAGGAGTACTCGGACAGTAACGGTGTTGATGTGAGTGATTCTAGTCAAAGTGGTGGGAAAAGAGTGATGGGGAGACAGAATGCAAAAAATGGGTTGTCAAATGGTGGAACCCCCTCTCCACAGAAACCCATACCCCCTGTGCATCAGTTATCAAAAGAGTATGACCATGACCGAACCGTGAGTTACAGACAGGCCATCACGAACCAGTACTCTGATGAAGTGAAGAAGCTGGCTGAGGCCAAGATAGAGGAGCGGTATCCACCTGGGCCCAGAATCACCCACAATAGCCTGGTCAAGGACGTCAAGGCCGAGCGGTCCAACTCAGTGCCCTCACAGCCAGGGAGAGACGGGGGTGGGAGACTTACCCCGACTAAAAGGTCTGTTGGAGGCAGCATCGGAAACTTCTTCCGGAAACTGTCCCCCAGACTTGGCAGGAAATCTCACAAAGACAAAGGCTCTACCTCAAGTATGGACACAGCTGGCTCACAGCAAAGTGAAAGCTTTTCCAGGAGTAAAGTCCGAAGCTCCTTCCTGAAACTGATGGGTCGCTCCAAACGGAGATCCAGCTCCGGATCCAGAAGCCAGGACAGTCTTGATAACCTCTCCGTGGATAGAGAGGCGGGCTTTGTTCAGGAAGACAAACCAAGCCAAATGTCAACCGCTTCCAACAGAATTCTCAAATCCATCGAACAAAACACCATAGCAGAGAGGGATGTCTACCAAAGATTTAAAGAAAAGCAGTCACCAAAGAGTCCTTCAGAGGATGGTTCACCTAATCATGGCGAGGCCAATCGACAATCTCGACCCCAGGCCATGAAGGCCATGTCACCCCCGGGGGGAGACAAGGAGAACCTCTCACAGGCGGACCGGCCCAGTCTCTCCGGGGAACACTCTATCACCAAGCCGTATATCCGTGTGGAACCACCTAGCTCCCTAGACATGCCCCAGTCTCCAAGAGTCCCCCCAACATCAACACAGAGTACCAACTCACACCAGGGTTTGGTTGGTGACTTTCCCCCCAACAACATGGTGACTG ACAGTGAAGCTTCTAGTCACAGTGGATCAAGCACCACACCCAAGCAGCTAGTGTCAACACGGCGAGAGAGTCCGATCAGCTCAGAGAGCGCGCTCAGTCCCGTCTCCCTACCGGGAGACCACTCCACCGGCAAAGGCCGCGCAACCTCGGAAAATGGAGTCTTATTCTCAAGTATGCCAAAACTCGGCTCCACGGCCAGCACTGACTTTAAAGACTGCAGTAAAACCCCGTCGTATCTGAAACTGAGTTGTGCAGTGAGTGGTTATGGGAGATACAGTCAGTACAGTTCCTACAAATCTATAGAGAGACGCTCACCCTACTCTAGTTGTTCTTCTTTACAATCTGACCACAAGCCGGTCACCGACATGCCTGTTACCAGAGTGATCTCCCCTATGAGACGGACTTCTGCCTCAAACAGTAATCTGGAGCTTGGATTAATATGCCCCCAGCCCTTAGTGTATGACAATGGTCTTGATTCTAATGGAGAGTCTGCAGCCGGACCGAGTGTGTTAGCTGATGACCGCTACCCCACGGGGGACAGACAGCAG GATGGGGAGTACTTTTTAAGGATCACCCAGCAGTGGGAGGATCGACTGTTGTCTCACTGTCAGCAGATAGAAGGGGAGGTCCACAACCCCAGCATCCTAGAGGACG tgcGAGGTAAAATTCGTGCAGCTGTAGGGAAGGCTCATTTGTTGATCTCCCAGAAATTCAAGCAGTTCCGGGAACTCTGTGCCGAGCACATG AACCCGACGGAAGATGGTAAAGTGTTGAAGTGGGCCGACCTGCAGGGATTCTGGGATATGATCAAGATCCAGGCAGACAATATCGACGATCACTTCGCTGAACTCGACCTGATGAGGCAGAATGGGTGGAAGGAGTTAGCAGCTCAT TCACGAGGCAGTTCTATCAACTCCAGCCCAAAGTCTGGAAGCATATCCCTAAGCAATGGAAGCACCCCCAGTGGAACACCAGGGTCACGCAGGAAAGCTCCCAAAGCCAAGGACACTCCAGAGTCTTCCCCCGAGCGAACCGAAAAAATGAGGGCAGCAGCAAAGGCACGTGAGGATGCACGCAAAAAAATGTTGGCAGACAGGCGAGCTGCCatgaaacaaaaaccaaaacagGAGGATGTGGAAATCTTTGTTtcctga